The following are encoded in a window of Allosphingosinicella indica genomic DNA:
- a CDS encoding LD-carboxypeptidase codes for MRIAIVAPSTPIEPALAETVTKIAAASHPDAELLFHPQCFLRHDHFAGDDATRQAALVEVANDPGIDAIWFARGGYGSCRIAADALASMTPAARRKRWLGYSDAGFLLAGLYSMGFREVAHGPMPQDARREGGAAAVERALGWLLTSDPGVLEPSLDTRPAAAFNITVLSQLLGTPLEPNLAGHVLMLEEVSEHAYRTDRALFHLTENPSIRRVAGIRMGRFSLVPDNDPDFGRTPEEVVRYWCERSGIAYLGPADIGHDAGNLVVPFGARGQ; via the coding sequence ATGCGGATCGCGATCGTGGCGCCGAGCACGCCGATCGAGCCGGCGCTGGCCGAGACGGTGACCAAGATCGCCGCCGCATCGCATCCCGATGCCGAGCTGCTGTTCCACCCGCAATGCTTCCTCCGCCACGATCATTTCGCCGGGGACGACGCGACGCGGCAGGCGGCGCTGGTGGAGGTCGCCAACGATCCCGGCATCGACGCCATCTGGTTCGCGCGCGGCGGTTATGGATCGTGCCGCATCGCCGCCGACGCGCTGGCCTCGATGACGCCCGCGGCGCGGCGCAAGCGCTGGCTGGGCTATAGCGACGCCGGTTTCCTGCTGGCGGGTCTCTACAGCATGGGCTTTCGCGAAGTGGCGCATGGGCCGATGCCGCAGGACGCACGGCGCGAGGGCGGCGCAGCGGCAGTGGAGCGCGCACTGGGCTGGCTGCTGACCAGCGATCCCGGCGTGCTGGAGCCTTCGCTCGACACGCGGCCCGCGGCGGCGTTCAACATCACGGTGCTCAGCCAACTTCTCGGCACGCCGCTAGAACCCAATCTCGCCGGCCATGTGCTGATGCTGGAGGAGGTTTCCGAACATGCCTATCGCACCGATCGCGCTCTCTTCCACCTAACCGAGAATCCCTCGATCCGCCGCGTCGCGGGGATCCGTATGGGCCGGTTCAGCCTGGTGCCGGATAACGACCCCGATTTCGGCCGCACGCCGGAAGAGGTGGTTCGTTACTGGTGCGAGCGTTCTGGAATCGCCTATCTCGGGCCTGCCGACATCGGCCATGACGCCGGCAACTTGGTCGTTCCGTTCGGCGCGCGCGGCCAATAG
- a CDS encoding glutamate ligase domain-containing protein, with protein sequence MTDAKSYFFCGIGGSGMLPLATIVRAQGHEVAGSDRSLDQGRLGGKFAFLEAQGIALFPQDGSGVTSADQIVVASAAVEETVPDIVAANRVGAERLSRPEMLARLFNAAGAGIAVGGTSGKSTTTGMIGWILHALGRDPTVMNGAVMKNFASADRPFASALVGKGDVFVSEVDESDGSIALYRPDVAVLGNITLDHKSLDELRMLFRDFVGRARIAALNLDDDETRRLAATLPRGRMISFGFDDPAADLHGGDVVEAPLAITFLVREGDRTVPVQLQVPGRHNAANALAALAAVRAIGVDLAEAAEAIAGFTGLRRRFDVVGTAGGVSVIDDFGHNPDKIAATLKTLHAFPGRLLLMFQPHGYGPLKVMKDELIACFVENMSEEDVLLMPDPVYFGGTVERTVGTADIIAGVRDAGRQAEHIETRDGCGDRLIALSQPGDRIVVMGARDDTLSEFAAGLLARLENR encoded by the coding sequence ATGACGGACGCCAAATCCTATTTCTTTTGCGGGATCGGCGGCAGCGGCATGCTCCCGCTCGCCACCATCGTCCGCGCCCAGGGCCATGAAGTCGCCGGTTCCGACCGATCGCTCGATCAGGGGCGGCTCGGCGGCAAGTTCGCGTTTCTCGAAGCGCAGGGCATCGCGCTCTTCCCGCAGGACGGCAGCGGCGTCACCAGCGCAGACCAGATCGTCGTCGCCTCCGCCGCGGTCGAGGAAACGGTGCCCGACATCGTCGCGGCGAACCGGGTGGGCGCCGAGCGGCTGAGCCGTCCCGAGATGCTCGCCCGATTGTTCAATGCGGCCGGCGCGGGCATCGCGGTCGGCGGGACGAGCGGCAAATCGACGACCACCGGCATGATCGGCTGGATCCTCCACGCGCTCGGCCGCGATCCGACGGTGATGAACGGCGCGGTGATGAAGAATTTCGCGAGCGCGGACCGCCCGTTCGCCAGCGCGCTGGTCGGCAAGGGCGACGTCTTCGTCAGCGAAGTCGACGAGAGCGACGGATCGATCGCGCTCTACCGCCCCGATGTCGCCGTGCTCGGCAACATCACGCTCGATCACAAGTCGCTCGACGAGCTGCGCATGCTCTTCCGCGATTTCGTCGGCCGCGCGCGGATCGCCGCGCTCAACCTCGACGACGACGAGACCCGCCGCCTCGCCGCGACGCTGCCGCGCGGACGGATGATCAGCTTCGGCTTCGACGATCCCGCTGCCGATCTTCACGGCGGTGATGTGGTCGAGGCGCCGCTGGCGATCACCTTCTTGGTCCGCGAGGGCGATCGGACGGTGCCGGTGCAGCTGCAGGTGCCGGGCCGCCACAATGCCGCCAACGCGCTCGCCGCGCTGGCTGCGGTCCGCGCGATCGGCGTCGATCTGGCGGAGGCGGCGGAGGCGATCGCTGGCTTCACCGGGCTGCGCCGCCGCTTCGACGTGGTCGGCACCGCGGGCGGGGTCAGCGTCATCGACGACTTCGGGCACAATCCCGACAAGATCGCCGCGACACTGAAGACGCTCCACGCCTTCCCCGGCCGCCTGCTTCTGATGTTCCAGCCGCACGGCTACGGGCCGCTGAAGGTGATGAAGGACGAACTGATCGCCTGCTTCGTCGAGAACATGTCCGAAGAAGACGTGCTGCTGATGCCAGACCCGGTCTATTTCGGCGGCACCGTCGAGCGCACAGTCGGAACCGCCGACATCATCGCGGGCGTCCGCGACGCAGGGCGGCAAGCGGAGCATATTGAAACCCGCGACGGCTGCGGCGACCGATTGATCGCGCTCTCCCAGCCCGGCGACCGCATCGTCGTGATGGGCGCCCGTGACGACACATTATCCGAATTTGCCGCAGGCCTACTCGCGCGGCTCGAGAATAGGTGA
- a CDS encoding OsmC family protein, which produces MAGHEATVEWQLDDGDFAKGRYSRAHTLSFDGGATVLGSSSPAVVPLPFSDAAGVDPEEALIASASACHMLWFLDHARRAGLIVERYRDHAVGKMGKGADGRIAITRITLSPEIAFGGDAPDAATVEALHHKAHDDCFIANSLKTEIVVETR; this is translated from the coding sequence ATGGCGGGTCACGAAGCGACGGTGGAATGGCAGCTCGACGACGGCGATTTCGCCAAGGGTCGCTATTCGCGCGCGCACACCTTGTCGTTCGACGGCGGCGCGACGGTATTGGGTTCGTCGTCGCCCGCCGTCGTCCCCCTGCCATTCTCCGACGCCGCGGGGGTCGATCCCGAAGAGGCGCTGATCGCCTCCGCTTCGGCGTGCCACATGCTCTGGTTCCTCGATCACGCCCGCCGTGCCGGGCTGATCGTCGAGCGCTATCGCGATCATGCGGTGGGCAAGATGGGCAAAGGTGCTGACGGCCGCATCGCGATCACCCGCATCACCCTCTCGCCTGAGATCGCCTTCGGCGGCGACGCGCCCGACGCCGCGACGGTGGAGGCGCTGCATCACAAGGCGCACGATGATTGCTTCATCGCCAATTCGCTGAAGACCGAGATCGTCGTGGAAACGCGCTGA
- a CDS encoding cupredoxin domain-containing protein, translated as MRRSPILLLVLLAAPALAQPDWRSAPEVPVALENYDFAPREIHLKAGQPVRLHLVNRARGGHDFTARDFFAAATVRDADRGKIADGTVDLAGGATQDIALIPKAGRYKFHCGHTMHALFGMKGAIVVD; from the coding sequence ATGCGTCGTTCGCCGATCTTGCTTCTCGTCCTTCTCGCCGCGCCGGCCCTGGCGCAGCCCGATTGGCGCAGCGCGCCGGAAGTGCCAGTGGCGCTCGAGAATTACGACTTCGCGCCGCGCGAAATCCATCTGAAGGCCGGGCAGCCGGTGCGGCTCCATCTCGTCAACCGCGCGCGCGGCGGGCATGATTTCACCGCGCGCGATTTCTTCGCCGCCGCCACCGTCCGTGATGCCGACCGCGGCAAAATCGCCGACGGCACGGTGGACCTTGCGGGCGGCGCAACGCAGGACATCGCGCTCATTCCCAAGGCGGGCCGCTACAAGTTCCACTGCGGCCACACGATGCACGCGCTGTTCGGGATGAAGGGCGCGATCGTCGTCGACTAG
- a CDS encoding alpha/beta fold hydrolase, which yields MRWIALLALMLLPLAPAAAQTDWAAQLKEGDVTFRDFRFASGQTLPELRIHYATLGSPKRDKAGRVTNAVMVLHGTGGSGRQFLQPHFADALYGPGQPLDITRYYIILPDNIGHGKSSKPSDGLRMRFPNYDYADMIEAQRRMLAEGLKVDRLRLLMGTSMGCMHGFQWAETHPDFAAAMMPMACLPTEIAGHNRMWRKAVVDGIKADPAWAEGDYKEQPKLGLRTAASVMQVAGFAPLHLQKQYPTRDAAEAYVVKRIADDIASRDANDLVYQVESSRTYNPLPDLEKIRVPMTWVNSADDYINPPEYGIQEAALKRMPTVKYVLIPASDETRGHSTHTWARFWTDELVDLLKRTEAR from the coding sequence ATGCGTTGGATCGCGCTGCTCGCGCTCATGCTGCTGCCGCTGGCGCCCGCGGCTGCCCAGACCGATTGGGCCGCGCAGCTCAAGGAAGGCGACGTCACCTTCCGCGATTTCCGCTTCGCCAGCGGTCAGACGCTGCCGGAACTGCGCATCCATTACGCCACGCTCGGCTCGCCCAAGCGCGACAAGGCGGGGCGCGTCACCAATGCGGTGATGGTACTCCACGGCACCGGCGGGTCCGGGCGGCAGTTCCTCCAGCCGCACTTCGCCGACGCGCTCTACGGGCCCGGTCAGCCGCTCGACATCACCCGCTATTACATCATCCTCCCCGACAATATTGGCCACGGCAAATCCTCCAAGCCGAGCGACGGGCTCCGGATGCGCTTTCCCAATTACGATTATGCCGACATGATCGAGGCGCAGCGGCGGATGCTGGCCGAGGGGCTGAAGGTGGATCGGCTGCGGCTGCTGATGGGCACCTCGATGGGCTGCATGCACGGCTTCCAATGGGCCGAAACGCATCCCGATTTCGCCGCGGCGATGATGCCGATGGCGTGCCTGCCGACCGAGATCGCGGGCCACAACCGGATGTGGCGCAAGGCCGTGGTGGACGGCATCAAGGCCGATCCCGCCTGGGCGGAGGGGGACTATAAGGAACAGCCCAAGCTCGGCCTGCGCACCGCGGCCAGCGTGATGCAGGTCGCGGGCTTCGCGCCGCTCCACCTCCAGAAGCAATATCCCACACGCGACGCCGCGGAGGCCTATGTCGTCAAGCGGATCGCCGACGATATCGCGTCGCGCGACGCCAACGACCTCGTTTACCAGGTCGAATCCTCGCGCACCTACAATCCGCTGCCCGATCTGGAGAAGATCCGCGTGCCGATGACCTGGGTCAATTCGGCCGACGATTATATTAACCCGCCCGAATATGGCATTCAGGAAGCCGCGCTGAAGCGGATGCCGACGGTCAAATATGTGCTGATCCCCGCCAGCGACGAGACCCGCGGCCACTCCACCCACACCTGGGCGCGCTTCTGGACGGACGAGCTGGTCGACCTGTTGAAGCGCACGGAAGCCCGCTGA